The segment GATTTCCCTGACCTTTCAAGCGAAGCGTCCGGGTCCGAAGCTCTGTATGTGCACGGTGACGATGGATTTTAATTATCGCAATGCCTTCCAGGTCCCTTCGCCCGATGCTTACGAGCGGTTGTTGTTGGATTGTCTGGCCGGAGACCCGATGCTCTTTTCGCGCGAAGATTGGATCGACTGGTCCTGGTCGATCCTCGCACCGATTCTAGACCGCTGGGAGAAAGGTCCCGCCGACCCTTTCCCGATTTATAAAGCGGGAAGCTGGGGGCCGAAGGAGGCCGATGACCTTATCGAGCAAGATGGGCGACAGTGGCGATCCCCCTAAAGAGATCGTCGTTTGCCTCGACCGGGAGGATCTGGGACGGCAGGCGGCAGAGGCGTTCGTGAAGGCGGCCGATGAAGCGGTCTCTCTTCGACGCCGCTTTTCGGTCTCGCTCGCCGGCGGATCGACCCCGCGCACCCTCTACCGGAAGCTGGCCGGCCGGCCCTTTGCGGAGCGGATCCCCTGGCGCGCGGTCCATCTTTTTTGGGGAGACGAGCGCGCCGTCCCCCCCGATCATCCCGAATCGAATTACCGGATGGCCGACGAGACGTTGATTTCGAAAGTTCCGATTCCCCCTGAAAATGTGCATCGGATTCCGGGGGAGTGGAGTGATGCCGATGCGGCGGCCGAAGCCTATGAGGAGGCCCTCCGCTCCTTCTTTCAGCCGCCGACGGGGAAATGGCCTTCATTCGATCTGGTCCTGCTCGGCATCGGACCGGACGGACATACCGCCTCGCTCTTCCCCGGATCGCCCGCTTTAGAGGAAAAGGCGCGGTGGGTCGTCGCGCCCTATGTCGAGAAACTCAACGCCCGGCGCTTCACCCTCACCCTGCCGGTGTTCAATCATGCGCGGCAGGTGCACTTTCTCGCGGCGGGAAAAGAGAAGGCGCCGATCATCAAAGAGGTCGTGTCGAAAGATGCTCTTTCTCAAGAAATCCCCGCCCGGCTGATCCGGCCGCGGGGGGGGAAGCGACTCTTTTTTCTGGACCGGGAGGCCGCCGGTCTGGCAGGTCTGATGGACTCCAAGGAGAATCTCCCATGAAGACCGTGGTCATTGGAAGCGATCATGCCGGATTAGAGGCAAAAGAATTTATAAAAAAGCGCTTGGAGAAGTGGGACTATCGGGTCGAGGATGCCGGTCCGTATAGGCTCGACCCCGCAGACGATTATCCCGACTATGTCGAGAAAGTGGCATTGAAGGTGTTGGAAGGGAGGGGGAGACGGGGTGTCCTAAGCTGCGGCACCGGCATCGGCGCCTCCATCGCGGCGAATAAAATTCCCGGCATCCGGGCCGCCTTGGTGAGCAATGTGGAGGAGGCGCGGCTTAGCCGCGCGCACAACGATGCCAACCTGCTGGTATTGAGAGGTTGGGGATATGATCAAAAGGAGCTCCCGAAAATTCTCAAGGCGTGGCTGGAAGGCAAATTCGAGGGAGGGCGGCACCGCCGCCGGGTCAGCAAGATCACGGCGATCGAAAAAAAATATCTGAGCGCCTGTCCGGAGGATTCGGAAGATTCCAAAAATTCAACGGAGAAAAGAGGATGATCTTAGCCGGCGACATCGGTGGAACCAAAACATTTCTTGCGCTGTTCGACGAGGAGAAAAAAGGGACCCCAGCGGTCCATCAAGCGGTCTTTCCGAGCCACCATTATCCCGACCTCAATGGGGTCTTAAAGGAATTTTTAAGCCGGCGGCCGGTCTCGATCCAACGGGCCGCCTTCGGCGTCGCCGGTCCGGTGGTACAAGGACGCTGCGAGACGACCAACCTTCCCTGGATCGTCGACGCAGCCGGCCTCGCCCGGGAGTTTGAGATCGCTTCCGTCGTATTGCTGAACGATCTGGAAGCGACGGCGTATGGCACCCTGGTGCTGACGGAGAATGATTTTTTCGTTCTCAATCCGGGAGCGGCGACGGAGAAGGTTTCGTCCGAAACGGGAACCCGAGGAAACCGGGCGATCATCTCCGCCGGGACCGGCCTGGGCGAAGTCGTTCTTTTCTGGAATGGCTCCCGCCACCAACCCTCCGCTTCGGAGGGAGGCCATTGCGACTTCGCACCGTGTAATCCGCTGCAGATAGCGCTTCTTGAATATTTGTGGAAGGACTATCCGACGATCAGCTACGAGCGGATTCTCTCCGGGCCGGGCCTGTTCAATATCTACCGATTTTTAAGAGACACCGGACAGGGAGACGAGCCCCCCTGGCTCTCCGAGCGGCTCGCCATGGAAGACCCGCCGGCGGTGATTTCCGAGGTGGCGCTCGCCGGCGGGGCCGATCTCTGCGTCAACGCGCTCGATCTCTTTGTCTCCGTCTATGGCGCCGAGGCGGGAAATTTGGCGCTCAAGGCGCTGGCAACCGGCGGGATCTATGTCGGCGGAGGGATTGCTCCGAAGATCTTACAGAAGCTGCGAGACGGCACGTTTATGAAGGCATTTGTCGACAAAGGACGTTTTTCCGAGATGATGACCCAAATTCCTGTTCGGATCATCCTCAACGAAAAAGCGGCGCTGCTCGGCGCGGCCGAGTATGCTTCCTCTCATCGGTGAAACGCTCCCACCGTCTGCTTCAACGCGCAGACATCATCCGACCTTCGCCCCTGCACGTCCTCCTCCAAGGTAAACTCCCTTTGAGCCGACCTCCCAAAGAAGAAGGCAAACAGTTCCACGGCCAGGAGGACGCCGCCGAGCGTCACGAGGGTCACGAGCGTCGGGGTGACCCCCAGGAGGTCATTGATCTGCTGGGTGGCCAGACGTAAATGAATGAGAAGCGACTCCGGGAGAAATCGGTTTAAGGTCCAAGCGGTCGCCCAGAGCGACGCGAAGATGGCGACGGCCATTCCAAATTGGGCAGTGACGCAACGCCACCGCGCCGCGCTACTCCGACCGCGCAGGAGCTGGATCAATTCAAAAAACGGCATCAAAAGTGCGGTGGCAATGTAGAAAAGTCCACCAATTCCGGTTCCGGGAAGTCCCACATTCATCGTTAATGCCCCTTTTCATAGACGGTCAGCCGTCGCTTTAGGATCAACTCGCTCCAGAACGCCTTCAGGAAGAAAACGGCGTTGACGATCCGCATCACCCAGAAGGCCGGGATGCTCGCAACCGCCCGTCCCACCTCCCGGCGTCGGATCGCCTGGACCATCACCGGGACCATCACGGCCGGCGTATCGATGATATAGCCGATGAGGAAGACCGGGCTGAGCCGCCAAGCGAGCCAGGGGATGAGGACGAAATAAGCGATGGAGGCGATCGTCGCATCCCACAACGCAACCGCAATCAGCGACCGGAGATAGGGGACGCGGAGCGCGCCGCGCCAATGCAGGCGGACATTCTGAATAAAGCCGTGCGACCAGCGGCGGAGCTGCTTGCGCAAAAAGTTAAAATCGTGCGGCTCGATCGGGTAGCAGACCGCTTCGGGGACGAAGCGGACCCGGTCGCCCCGTTGATAAAAGCTCCAGGTGAGATCCATGTCTTCCGCCATTGTCCGCGTCGACCACCCGCCGACGGCGCGCAGCGCCTCGGTGCGGTATGCGGAGAAGCAGCCGGAGGAGATCAGCGGTTTTTGATAGTAATTCTGGATCGGCTTAAAGAAGGTGAAGGCGAAGAGATATTCAATGTAGCGGCCCCGCTCCCAGACACTTCGGACATGCCGCGGAATCACCGATCCGCAGGCCGCAGCGACCCGGGGCGCGTCGAGCGCCGCCAGCAGTTTTTCGACCGCGTCGGGCGCCAAGGTGGTATCGGCATCGAGCGCCATGGTCCACTCCGTTTCCACCTGGGTCAGCGCGACATTCTGGGCCCCCGCTTTCGATCCGGTGTTGGAGGCCGGACGGATCACCGTGACCCCGAGGGCCCGTGCGATCTCCCCGGTGTTGTCGGTGGAACAGTCGTCGACCACAATAATTTCATGGATCGGCACCGTCTGCGCCCGCAGGCTGAAGAGGGTATCGGCGATCGTTGCGCTCTCGTTGTAGGCTGGGACAATCACGGTCAGCCCTCGCAGCGGTGTTTTGTCGGTCCGCCTTCTGCGCGGAAGTCCAAAAGCAGCGACTGAACGAGGAGGAGCAAGCGTTATAAGTTCATCCATGATGGAACCCCACAAATAAAGAATGATTGATCTGCAAACCGCTCCAAATGCTTGTCGCGCTGAGGGCGCTCTACCGATCACCGGCATCAAGATTTTGGACCGATCTGAACAACATCCGGCCGAAAAAGGCGCATCCCCCTTAGGGAGGACCCTGCGCAAGTCTTAACGAGCCGGGTGTGGCAGAGGATAAAGGTTGGAGTTGTTCACCGAATTGCAGAAGCGATCATGAAAACCCAGAGCTGAACGGAGGCCCCTCGTGAGAGGGTCTGTGTTGCAGTCGAGCGATTCATATCGGCCGATATATACAGTCGGCATAGACATCAATGAATATCGTTAATAAAAAAAGCATAACAAAATAAAAGAACCAACGTCAATCAATATGTTGTTTTAGGTCTATTGGTTTTAAGGATACTCGGAAAAGGAGCAGGTCGGCTTTCATTTTAATTTAGATTCAGGATATTACCCAGCGGACTTAAGGCAACCCCTCGGGAGATGCCGGCAGGGCGCCGAAGCGGGCGAGCACATTGCGCGTCATCTGCTGGGCGGCTCGGCTTAACCGGGAGGTGCGCGGGCCGGGACATTGTAATCGTCCAATCCCCAGCTCCATTGGATGGAGCCGGTGGCGAACACCCGCGCGCCGCCGGGGGTGGTCTGAATCGTCATGTTCGACGTGGCGGTATGATGCGGGTCGGTCAGATCGACCGCTGGAGCGGTGGTGAGCACCTCGGTCGTCGGCGGCCGATCGCTGAGTGTCGTAAACCCAGATAACTTAATCATAAGATTTAAATCCCAAACAGGAGTGAAACTGGACAGTAGAAATTAAGCCGATTGAGGAGTGTGGGGTTGAAGGCCTGAAACTCTTGAAGAGAAAAGTGGAGGCGGCGATCGGATTCGAACCGATGAATCGCAGTTTTGCAGACTGCTCCCTTAACCACTTGGGTACGCCGCCTTTGAGAAGGGCTTATTTTAGCAGACCCGAAATGGAAGTGCAATCGAGGATTGGGCCGGTTCAGAAATTCAATATCTGGCCGTCCCGCAGCAGCCGGACCGACGGACGGCCCAGTTTTTTAATTTGCTTGCGGACCGCCTCCAGATAGGGGGGCTTCACATGATAGATGTAAAGGGGGAGATCGGGTCGATTCAGCTTGTTGAACTCCTGAAGGGTCAGCTGCGGGGTCAGATGGCCGGAGACCATCGCCAACTCGGAGAGCTCGTCGGGGAAAGACGATTCGACGAAGATCGCTTTGAGATGCTTGATCTGGGAAGCGACCTTCCAAAGCTCTTCCGTCTTCCAGGTATCGCCGCTATAGACGATGGCCGAATGTTCGTCCTCGACGATGAAACCGACCCCCGGAACGATGTGGCTGACATGAATGGCGGTGATCTTGAGCCCTTCGACCTCCAGCGACTTTCCGACCGGGATCACTTGATAGCTTAAAATCCGATTCTCCGGGGTCGGCAGGCGGGTAAAATCGGGCCAGAGATGGTCGTTGAAGAAATGCCGCTGGAGGATCTCGATTACCTCCGCGATGCTGACGATGACGACC is part of the Candidatus Manganitrophaceae bacterium genome and harbors:
- a CDS encoding 3',5'-cyclic-nucleotide phosphodiesterase, whose translation is MKVRVLGCYGADFFEKKRGKAIRYNPSGFLVNQSVALDAGTLCGALTLPELTRIRYVFLSHAHLDHIQSLPFLAETLFGKIRQPVVIVSIAEVIEILQRHFFNDHLWPDFTRLPTPENRILSYQVIPVGKSLEVEGLKITAIHVSHIVPGVGFIVEDEHSAIVYSGDTWKTEELWKVASQIKHLKAIFVESSFPDELSELAMVSGHLTPQLTLQEFNKLNRPDLPLYIYHVKPPYLEAVRKQIKKLGRPSVRLLRDGQILNF
- a CDS encoding glycosyltransferase family 2 protein, translated to MDELITLAPPRSVAAFGLPRRRRTDKTPLRGLTVIVPAYNESATIADTLFSLRAQTVPIHEIIVVDDCSTDNTGEIARALGVTVIRPASNTGSKAGAQNVALTQVETEWTMALDADTTLAPDAVEKLLAALDAPRVAAACGSVIPRHVRSVWERGRYIEYLFAFTFFKPIQNYYQKPLISSGCFSAYRTEALRAVGGWSTRTMAEDMDLTWSFYQRGDRVRFVPEAVCYPIEPHDFNFLRKQLRRWSHGFIQNVRLHWRGALRVPYLRSLIAVALWDATIASIAYFVLIPWLAWRLSPVFLIGYIIDTPAVMVPVMVQAIRRREVGRAVASIPAFWVMRIVNAVFFLKAFWSELILKRRLTVYEKGH
- the rpiB gene encoding ribose 5-phosphate isomerase B, with translation MKTVVIGSDHAGLEAKEFIKKRLEKWDYRVEDAGPYRLDPADDYPDYVEKVALKVLEGRGRRGVLSCGTGIGASIAANKIPGIRAALVSNVEEARLSRAHNDANLLVLRGWGYDQKELPKILKAWLEGKFEGGRHRRRVSKITAIEKKYLSACPEDSEDSKNSTEKRG
- the glk gene encoding glucokinase — its product is MILAGDIGGTKTFLALFDEEKKGTPAVHQAVFPSHHYPDLNGVLKEFLSRRPVSIQRAAFGVAGPVVQGRCETTNLPWIVDAAGLAREFEIASVVLLNDLEATAYGTLVLTENDFFVLNPGAATEKVSSETGTRGNRAIISAGTGLGEVVLFWNGSRHQPSASEGGHCDFAPCNPLQIALLEYLWKDYPTISYERILSGPGLFNIYRFLRDTGQGDEPPWLSERLAMEDPPAVISEVALAGGADLCVNALDLFVSVYGAEAGNLALKALATGGIYVGGGIAPKILQKLRDGTFMKAFVDKGRFSEMMTQIPVRIILNEKAALLGAAEYASSHR
- the pgl gene encoding 6-phosphogluconolactonase, giving the protein MGDSGDPPKEIVVCLDREDLGRQAAEAFVKAADEAVSLRRRFSVSLAGGSTPRTLYRKLAGRPFAERIPWRAVHLFWGDERAVPPDHPESNYRMADETLISKVPIPPENVHRIPGEWSDADAAAEAYEEALRSFFQPPTGKWPSFDLVLLGIGPDGHTASLFPGSPALEEKARWVVAPYVEKLNARRFTLTLPVFNHARQVHFLAAGKEKAPIIKEVVSKDALSQEIPARLIRPRGGKRLFFLDREAAGLAGLMDSKENLP